The DNA region CGCAGCGACAGACGCCGAGGTTATCGCAGCGGCAGTTATCAACGCAGTCTCCTGACACGGGTAGGAAGGATCGAGCTGCGCGTCCCTCAAGATCGCGACGGACTCTTCAGCACCGAGATCTTCGATCGCTATCAACGCAGCGAGAAGGCTTTGGTAAGCACCCTGATCGAAATGTACGTGCAGGGCGTCTCGACACGTAAAGTCGCGCAGATCACCGAAGAGCTCTGTGGTCACCGAGTTAGCGCCAGTGTGGTAAGCAGGCTGAACAAAACGTTGGACGAAGAGCTTGAGAACTTTGCCCGACGCAAGCTCAACCACGCTTATCCTTACCTCATCCTGGATGCCCGCTACGAAAAGGTTCGAGAGAACGGCGTGGTGCGCAGCCAGGCTGTGTTGATCGCCATTGGCATCAGTTGGGATGGCCGACGGGAGGTCCTTGCGACCGAGCTCGATCAAAGGGAAAGCGGAAGCAGCTGGAAGAACTTCCTACTTCAACTCAAGCAACGCGGACTGACGGGTGTTGAGTTCTGCGTGACTGATAACCATGCCGGCCTGCGACGAGCTATCAGCGAAGTGCTTCCCGAGGCGCTGTGGCAACGCTGCTACGTCCACTTCCTTCGCAACGCTCTTGATCATCTACCTCGCAAGCATGACGACGACTGCTGCACCGAGCTGCGCTGGATCTATGACCGTCGAGACATCAATGAAGCGCGTCAGGATCTGCGGGCATGGTTGGCGAAGTGGGGAGGCAAATACCACAAGCTCTGTGACTGGGTCGAAAGTGAGATCGAAGAAACGCTCACCTTTTATCGACTTCCCAGAGAGCATCACAAGCATCTCAAAAGCACGAATATGCTCGAGCGACTCAATGAGGAGATTAAGCGTCGTACGCACATTATCCGAACCTTCCCCAACCAGGCTGCAGCCCAACGTTTAATCCGGGCTGTCACGCATCAAGTCCATGAGCAGTGGATCGATCAACACCGCTACCTGAACATGGATCACCTCAAAGAAGCCCAAAAGCTCAGCCTTACTTCAAATCAAACGTCCGCAGCCTGATCATCATCCATCAAACCCTTTTTGCAGAACTTGACGTACATAACCCACCATTCCCCGATGGACCTACGACACTCCTGTCGTTGATGCGGAAGGCCCCGTCATCAGCTCAACGGCCGAACCAGGCACGCGCGGCGCTGGGGGGACGGCATTCCTGCCGTCTATGGGGTAGTCTCACGCAGAGACCCAAAGATCCCAAAGGGCGGCCAGCTCCGTTGGCGGAGAAGCGGGGGCAGCGGTCATCGGTGGTCGCGTTTTTCTTCCGCAGATTTCAGGATTGGGAGGACTTTATGTGGAGTGCTGTGAGCCGCTCTCTACCACAGGAGTGTGGCAGCTCCATCGCACCCCTTACGAACACCATCCCCCGATGGACCAACGACACTCCTGTCGTTGATGCGGAAGGCGCCGTCATCAGCTCAACGGCCGAACCAGGCATGCGCAGCGCTGGTGGGACGGCATTCCTGCCGTCGAGCTCACGGCTCCGTCCTCATCCTCTTCGTGAACTTCGCGTTCTTCGCGGTTCCTGCCCCCCCCCAAACACAAAACAGGCCGCCTGCGTCATCACAGGCGGCCTGAGTAATAATGGATCGAATCCCTTCGCGCTCAGCCTTGGCCGAGACGCTCACCGCGGTAGCTGCCATTTTCGATCGCAGCGATCCACTCGGTGTTGTCGAGGTACCACTGGATGGTCTTTTCCATCCCGGTGGCGAAGGTTTCCTGAGGCTCCCATCCGAGCTCGTTTTCGATCTTCGAGCAATCGATCGCATAGCGCCAATCGTGGCCCGGGCGGTCGGTGACGAACGTGATCAGCTCCTCGGTCGCGTGCTCGTAGCCCTTCTCGTTGAGAATGCGCAACAGCGTGTGCACCACGTCCAGGTTCTTCATCTCGCACTTGCCGCCGATGTTGTAGGTCTCGCCGAGACGTCCCTTGGTCAGCGCGCAGAAGAGCCCGCGGCCGTGGTCTTCGACATAAAGCCAGTCGCGGATGTTGCTACCATCACCGTAGACCGGCAACTTCTCGCCGCGGATGATCTTCTGGATCATCAAAGGAATGAGTTTCTCAGGGAACTGGAAAGGTCCGTAGTTGTTTGAGCAGTTGGTCGTTACCACAGGCAACCCGTAGGTGTGGTGGTATGCGCGGACGAGGAAGTCGCTGCC from Sulfuriroseicoccus oceanibius includes:
- the rfbB gene encoding dTDP-glucose 4,6-dehydratase — encoded protein: MNILVTGGAGFIGSNLVHFLLQKAEAETGVAVGTVVNVDKLTYAGNLSSLADLDGDKRHVFVQADIMDEAKMLELLKTYEIDGVMHLAAESHVDRSIDGPEDFIQTNFVGTFRLLQAVKAYYEGLEGDKKDSFRFLHVSTDEVYGTLSNEDPAFSETTPYAPNSPYSASKAGSDFLVRAYHHTYGLPVVTTNCSNNYGPFQFPEKLIPLMIQKIIRGEKLPVYGDGSNIRDWLYVEDHGRGLFCALTKGRLGETYNIGGKCEMKNLDVVHTLLRILNEKGYEHATEELITFVTDRPGHDWRYAIDCSKIENELGWEPQETFATGMEKTIQWYLDNTEWIAAIENGSYRGERLGQG
- a CDS encoding IS256 family transposase, coding for MTPRPDKTTTPQLKSILAEQEDFLRPLVQKLMQEMLEEEMNETLQAVKSERSDRRRGYRSGSYQRSLLTRVGRIELRVPQDRDGLFSTEIFDRYQRSEKALVSTLIEMYVQGVSTRKVAQITEELCGHRVSASVVSRLNKTLDEELENFARRKLNHAYPYLILDARYEKVRENGVVRSQAVLIAIGISWDGRREVLATELDQRESGSSWKNFLLQLKQRGLTGVEFCVTDNHAGLRRAISEVLPEALWQRCYVHFLRNALDHLPRKHDDDCCTELRWIYDRRDINEARQDLRAWLAKWGGKYHKLCDWVESEIEETLTFYRLPREHHKHLKSTNMLERLNEEIKRRTHIIRTFPNQAAAQRLIRAVTHQVHEQWIDQHRYLNMDHLKEAQKLSLTSNQTSAA